In the genome of Coraliomargarita algicola, one region contains:
- a CDS encoding DUF7594 domain-containing protein, whose product MNFLQSHPRWDSSLKSEPTLATVLKALNAPDPAVPPFAQTITTVAGLSAISSGGIYYLNGDFVLNAPLNIRSNTTVYLRGSLMLKNQPMVDGWATNAVVDISGVNIRLIGLGNAEIISDHTASGFWVYDATNVLIEGFDIASTEQAFTARWNVNSAVFRNNYCHKLSHRGVHTVAGGDSGHIVIKHNFIDWASDGYDFDYVSTNSIAFENVIVGTSRWVGYMEEGTQSSRSVCNLGVMAKWFGESYMMGICDNGTTRRTFELTDRLTENNYLVKNVVYGPTVAYTGRADYWALPGGGDIAADAFGPIYMWGNTGYNYASQTGYIDYSGHPNLQPGVPKIADPNAPEVNAYIQQTLAVIEAVEETVGVPRNLSAEADTFVWDAAPTTNYGTTTRLLVKDVYGPGYDRVAYLRFPLDSMTSLVKTATLKLRVVQVGGEGVGDRTVEVRQLIDDTWTENGVTWNNRPLSTGALIATITDASIVGQTYSVDVTDYVNARYFAGEKVSFVLVQPASIGKGAHFGSWEDPVAEPILELQ is encoded by the coding sequence ATGAATTTCCTTCAATCCCATCCACGCTGGGATTCTTCGTTGAAATCCGAGCCTACTTTAGCCACGGTGCTTAAGGCGTTGAACGCTCCAGACCCAGCGGTGCCACCTTTTGCGCAGACCATTACCACTGTCGCTGGCCTTTCCGCGATCTCCTCTGGTGGCATTTATTATCTGAACGGCGATTTCGTTTTGAACGCGCCCCTCAATATTCGATCCAACACGACCGTTTATCTGAGAGGTTCGTTGATGCTCAAAAATCAACCTATGGTTGACGGATGGGCTACGAACGCGGTTGTTGACATTAGCGGCGTCAATATCCGACTTATCGGACTTGGTAATGCTGAAATAATTAGCGATCACACGGCGAGCGGCTTCTGGGTATATGACGCCACCAATGTTCTGATTGAAGGCTTTGATATCGCTTCCACCGAACAGGCCTTCACCGCTCGATGGAACGTGAATAGTGCGGTGTTTCGAAATAATTATTGCCACAAGCTAAGCCACCGGGGCGTACATACCGTGGCTGGCGGGGACTCGGGACACATTGTGATCAAGCACAATTTTATAGATTGGGCCTCCGACGGCTATGACTTTGATTACGTTTCCACCAACAGTATAGCTTTTGAGAACGTGATCGTCGGCACCAGCCGCTGGGTTGGCTACATGGAGGAAGGAACCCAGAGCAGTCGTTCCGTCTGTAATCTTGGCGTCATGGCAAAATGGTTTGGAGAAAGCTATATGATGGGTATCTGTGACAACGGGACCACTCGCCGGACGTTTGAGCTCACCGACCGTCTGACGGAAAATAATTATCTAGTGAAAAACGTGGTCTATGGACCGACCGTTGCCTATACTGGTCGGGCGGACTATTGGGCATTGCCAGGAGGAGGCGACATTGCCGCGGATGCCTTTGGTCCGATCTACATGTGGGGAAATACCGGGTACAACTACGCGAGCCAGACCGGGTACATTGATTATTCTGGGCACCCAAACCTGCAGCCCGGAGTGCCGAAGATTGCGGATCCGAATGCACCGGAAGTCAACGCCTACATACAGCAGACACTCGCGGTGATCGAAGCTGTAGAGGAGACCGTGGGTGTACCCCGAAATCTTTCCGCGGAGGCTGACACTTTTGTGTGGGACGCTGCGCCGACGACGAACTATGGCACGACGACTAGGCTGCTGGTCAAGGATGTCTATGGTCCGGGGTATGATCGGGTGGCGTACCTGAGGTTTCCCCTGGATTCCATGACGTCGCTGGTGAAGACGGCGACTCTTAAGCTAAGAGTGGTTCAGGTTGGCGGGGAGGGTGTGGGTGACCGCACGGTTGAGGTCCGTCAGCTAATCGATGATACGTGGACGGAAAACGGCGTCACTTGGAACAACCGTCCGCTTTCCACCGGCGCGCTGATTGCCACGATCACAGATGCCAGTATCGTTGGGCAGACGTACTCCGTCGACGTGACCGATTACGTGAATGCTCGGTACTTTGCAGGGGAGAAGGTATCTTTCGTCCTTGTCCAACCTGCGTCCATAGGTAAGGGCGCTCACTTCGGCAGCTGGGAAGATCCGGTAGCCGAACCTATCCTAGAACTGCAATAA